One Danio aesculapii chromosome 22, fDanAes4.1, whole genome shotgun sequence genomic window carries:
- the LOC130215697 gene encoding protein SSUH2 homolog, protein MDRTHLLSDQDEVHTVPSCPAGAYADPNSVANDGATAPPADLMPVVPGYERLGPNVIPPSDFGSSQPEAPPRAPERRFDIPAINEELAQEAFANYVSSKCCYSSKPVKEMVFTDLQSLNTYRYRLETFTETRTTEWDSEPYNGQVVDGVGMAPAAWSIPVPIPSLFQDCKKSIRVPHTSTVKGCHSCLNLGRSACSKCVNSGRTRCGHCSGTGWRSSPERQRCGSCSGSGMIRCHSCGGVGSITCKTCKGHGKLLCFIKLIVTWKNNMHVSVIDKGSGFPVDLLDQITGEKLLTDMAPMVYPVVNFPDHSVNAVSESVVREHQAQFCTTCRILQQRQTIELIPITRVHYIWKEKTHIYFVYGTEHKVFTKDYPAKCCCCSIL, encoded by the exons ATGGACAGGACGCATTTGCTGAG TGACCAGGATGAAGTCCATACTGTCCCTTCATGTCCTGCTGGAGCCTATGCAG ATCCGAACTCTGTGGCAAATGATGGGGCGACAGCTCCTCCTGCGGATCTGATGCCTGTGGTTCCTGGATATGAGCGCTTGGGACCAAATG TTATTCCACCATCTGATTTTGGATCGTCACAACCAGAAGCCCCACCCAGAGCTCCAGAGAGACGCTTTGA CATTCCTGCGATCAATGAAGAACTTGCACAGGAGGCCTTTGCCAATTATGTGTCCAGCAAATGCTGTTACAGCTCTAAACCAGTCAAAGAGATGGTGTTCACAGACCTGCAGTCCCTCAACACATATCGG TACCGACTAGAGACTTTTACAGAGACCAGAACCACAGAATGGGACAGTGAACCCTACAATG GTCAAGTGGTGGATGGAGTTGGAATGGCTCCTGCTGCGTGGAGCATCCCGGTGCCCATACCGTCCCTCTTCCAAGACTGCAAAAAATCCATTCGTGTTCCTCACACATCGActgtcaaa GGTTGTCACTCATGCCTGAATCTTGGCAGATCTGCTTGCAGTAAATGTGTAAATTCAGGCAGG ACTCGCTGTGGACATTGCTCTGGCACAGGATGGAGGTCCTCTCCTGAACGCCAGCGCTGTGGTTCATGTAGCGGCTCTGGCATGATTAG GTGTCATTCCTGTGGAGGAGTCGGCTCAATCACTTGCAAAACTTGCAAAGGTCATGGAAAGCTTCTCTGCTTCATCAAGCTGATAGTTACGTG GAAAAACAACATGCACGTGTCTGTCATTGACAAGGGTTCAGGATTCCCTGTTGACCTCCTTGATCAAATCACTGGAGAGAAACTGCTTACTGATATGGCTCCAATG gtttacccagtTGTCAATTTTCCCGACCACTCTGTGAATGCAGTGTCTGAAAGTGTTGTAAGGGAACATCAAGCTCAGTTCTGCACCACTTGCCGTATTCTCCAACAG AGGCAAACCATCGAGCTGATTCCTATCACGCGAGTTCATTACATCTGGAAGGAGAAAAcccacatttattttgtttatggaACCGAACACAAAGTTTTCACCAAGGATTACCCTGCCAAATGCTGCTGCTGCTCCATCCTTTAA